The following are encoded in a window of Microcaecilia unicolor chromosome 7, aMicUni1.1, whole genome shotgun sequence genomic DNA:
- the LOC115475065 gene encoding LOW QUALITY PROTEIN: zinc finger protein 646-like (The sequence of the model RefSeq protein was modified relative to this genomic sequence to represent the inferred CDS: inserted 1 base in 1 codon; deleted 3 bases in 2 codons), which yields MGLIPGARIDSMSSSLAPKNRDAEHQEKSKKHKHLSSLTHCAGSTWALASLIPEKGPEKKRAFYKYIFWIYTLLRDLKALPSSELEECVETQKEERPYKCEQCDRRYRHSGSLVNHRKMHQLGLFPCLMCQKTFSNLLALKNHLRIHSEEKRFKCNEXFRISRQLASHRWAAHGDTEHSCASQNEEEEDISNGCDSPDPAPPLLMNGSLLSNLENYIAESMVPADFSQLDFKDYGEPKHFDETFILRKNDTVMTDRRLPTATSDEERRFKCLQCGKAYKHAGSLANHRQSHTVGIYQCAVCFKEFSNLMALKNHCRIHSDHKPYKCTQCDICFRLPTELRNHQKLHIKEKPYICGEGFSTKKDVQKHKLLHIQNLAEGETCCPRSSECSENISSEEELTEMSAKPYNNQLQEIEGKIGIPEGLAPQCSNGLEEAADSTGSISDSLRTEEMSKLYKLESYLCSDLQSPNGELPLLYIDRGDNFPVDEGLNNHACLDRKKDCIPLGQSKTGSNSKVLTDSKEEPQANGDMELRPYKCQECGRTYRHAGSLINHKKSHQTGVYSCTLCSKQLFNLAALKNHLRAHLKSKTKGGTDGHHYNSLDLLSESLKASERPYDCSISGESFISESDLQQHESVHEDTVLSPSQDILCLKTTLLGSSRDYLETSWEGSTETSGVNVQNLSSSEIEDIRDNTEEPISSIKQEQVSPVELEPVLPINQELVDSIKQWCPDEDPNVSIKDLGLCKDIQSPLAGSCASKKESSYGDNLLHQDGVDFQIQPKLGDHQTSSTEGEGGFPEQSGQESRPYKCNLCGRTYRHRGSLVNHKHTHQTGIYQCSICPKQYSNVMALRNHVRFHLRSSVGRSKPGDGSSSFQEVEKLYGCVFCSDTFEDPVDWHAHQMVHNSEKQLLEYQNDSELQESPESGPLRKPQGYQANENNTARNLEVYPETTENNIKGEAECIDDMDTNENSCRDIAEMPYMCRCCEQSFPDISSLQNHSLLHSSEVSSLPNQSPGNENIVGSVGNPKPEKDQIPEKDKVAETLVQARISEHPEHFAKRMYECSTCGKSYRHSGSLINHKRTHQTGDYCCGICAKQFNNLAALKNHLRIHLKAKRNGRLEDCDSSLLSIPESSPGLHSDLVFSCSSCSDSFLVKWHSKIQSVHIVKEFVEGECSLIDHSNSQSKNVRDSAEDSNKQNSQALCTSSAHQSSGSESYDINVHESRSPKGKDQCLTEGVRVFKGKAGPQDDRYQFGENKALEQIEKGGHNINSVSGSPSDVSSNINQTNSEGQAEQPPDQGSNEHPLYKCDLCGKSYGHADSLINHKHTHLTGIYQCSFCPKEFNSLLALRSHFQTHKRSQMVRSVDSTQEEIQQLSNSQSEQLYDCSLCGMIFYKKVDFQQHQVSHGISHTSCDSEDGKRPQQSLKEEKNEDGSTEDFTFHMHAAERELLERLEHEMESLSHGIDTDRSYNGGTNISHICGYCGKTYDDLESFKTHNLTHSDDHNTSEVQSPHQPDTSLVNIDLPSDFTDSDTQPEIFPKSSLLTEEPKNDETPDSRPYACSQCGKTYRHGGSLVNHKKTHQVGDYQCGGCSRQYPNLAAYRNHLRHHPKCKQQVSLHDESRVSQHISAESAQSEGNGDIPQCSTEKEGTQMHISCSNVEDFNSGESVKGCCGTGASVAETSSSVNHNVERSSVDMKRQLPLPRQPYKDTNVNMDYSSELDNSEDLQDTSKQKPLICDSCGELCDNATRLEDHKSLHCAGRSRDGKDGSDSAVNLGPEISEHGLPTCIEFSQPNYLKNGTQETEEDDLQHRPFKCELCDRTYRHAGSLINHKQTHKTGLFRCSVCQKWFYNLMALKNHNRIHFETKRYKCADCGKAFRLQKQLSTHQKMHNERATLSRKSLRQSKQPVRKTRCTPDQEMQVLNGDERALPSERRGHGVVGKVDSSFSNNRHISHPKKQRNPDDRPYQCEQCGRSYRHASSLQNHKKSHKTGHYCCSICDKTYSNLMALKNHQRTHFEIKRYHCSECGKGFKWQRQLTKHQLFHAEKKSHFCGFCGKTLHGRLLFEKHQLEHEENKGASVQGYIGDLTEGTTDKVGIGSERARVVKRHFSSSRNGNTAKNNHIIHSVKTGDSKHSCQDCRQMFNSYEELDSPPCSCHTNEEFNTDVHLTHTSAWSNQNSTNDSFNQRCEEGHNSNSVHQGVEIRPYQCNICGRTYRHAGSLLNHKNTHKTGIYKCSICLKQFYNPMAMKNHLRIHNAMKRFWCQDCGKAFRASRELISHQRVHTGERPFCCPVCNRGFSSKLSLKQHQKTHSNIKNSDQLGKVVENKKKDPPGRNSSLNDSVDEKIGQATYSADDPLSDDIATPEDERPYKCNQCERTYRHAGSLLNHKKTHKTGVYQCPTCHKEFFNLLALKNHLRIHLDQNRYKCPDCGKAFRVSSRLVSHRRIHTQGGPFPCPLCSKKFLRKSSFQRHQLLHNNQEVKGSLDTVESSDLANIQVEVT from the exons ATGGGTCTGATACCAGGAGCTCGTATAGATTCGATGTCCTCCTCATTGGCACCGAAGAACCGCGATGCTGAGCATCAGGAGAAGTCTAAGAAGCACAAGCATCTGTCCTCCTTGACACACTGTGCTGGGAGCACCTGGGCATTGGCATCCCTGATACCTGAGAAGGGCCCTGAGAAGAAGAG AGCTTTTTATAAATATATCTTTTGGATATACACCTTATTGAGAGATCTGAAAGCTTTACCATCTTCTGAA CTGGAGGAATGCGTGGAGACCCAGAAGGAGGAGCGACCATACAAATGTGAGCAGTGTGATCGTCGTTATAGGCACTCTGGCAGCCTAGTCAACCACCGCAAGATGCACCAGTTGGGCCTCTTTCCCTGCTTGATGTGCCAGAAGACGTTCTCTAATCTGCTGGCACTTAAAAACCACCTACGtatacactctgaggaaaagcgCTTCAAATGTAATG GGTTCCGCATATCCCGCCAGCTGGCTAGCCACCGATGGGCGGCCCATGGTGACACAGAGCACAGCTGTGCATCGCAgaatgaagaagaagaagacataTCCAATGGCTGTGACAGTCCTGATCCAGCACCTCCACTGCTAATGAACGGTAGCCTGCTGAGTAATCTAGAGAACTATATTGCTGAGTCAATGGTACCTGCTGACTTCTCTCAACTGGATTTCAAAGACTATGGAGAGCCTAAGCACTTTGATGAGACATTTATCCTAAGAAAAAATGACACTGTCATGACAGACAGACGACTTCCCACTGCCACCAGTGATGAAGAGCGCCGCTTCAAATGCCTTCAATGTGGGAAGGCCTACAAGCATGCTGGGAGTTTGGCAAATCACAGACAGAGCCATACTGTGGGCATCTACCAGTGTGCTGTCTGTTTTAAAGAGTTCTCCAATCTAATGGCTCTCAAGAACCACTGCCGAATTCATTCAGATCATAAACCTTATAAGTGCACACAGTGTGACATCTGTTTCAGGTTGCCCACTGAACTCAGAAACCACCAGAAACTTCATATTAAGGAGAAACCTTACATCTGTGGTGAAGGGTTCTCTACcaagaaggatgtccaaaaacaCAAACTGTTACATATTCAGAACTTGGCAGAAGgagagacctgctgtccaaggtCATCAGAATGTTCAGAGAACATTAGCTCTGAAGAAGAACTTACTGAAATGTCCGCCAAACCATACAATAACCAGCTACAGGAAATAGAAGGCAAAATTGGTATCCCAGAAGGTTTAGCTCCCCAGTGCAGCAATGGACTTGAGGAAGCTGCAGATTCCACTGGTAGCATTTCTGATTCACTACGTACTGAAGAAATGAGCAAACTATATAAGTTGGAGTCCTACCTATGTAGTGATCTGCAAAGTCCAAACGGTGAACTACCTCTTTTATATATTGACCGTGGAGACAATTTCCCAGTTGATGAAGGCCTAAATAACCATGCTTGCTTGGACAGAAAGAAAGATTGTATTCCCTTAGGGCAGTCTAAAACTGGTTCAAACTCCAAGGTGTTAACTGACAGCAAGGAAGAGCCACAAGCCAATGGAGACATGGAATTGCGGCCATATAAATGTCAGGAATGTGGGAGAACCTATAGGCATGCTGGGAGCTTGATAAACCACAAAAAATCCCACCAAACAGGCGTGTACAGCTGTACTCTGTGCTCCAAGCAGCTCTTCAATCTCGCTGCACTGAAGAACCACCTCCGTGCCCACCTCAAGTCTAAGACTAAAGGGGGGACAGATGGTCATCATTATAACTCCCTCGACCTGCTGTCTGAATCATTGAAAGCTTCTGAAAGACCCTATGACTGTAGCATCAGTGGTGAGAGCTTTATCAGTGAAAGTGACTTGCAGCAGCATGAATCAGTTCATGAAGATACAGTTCTTTCACCCAGCCAGGATATCCTATGCCTTAAAACAACTCTCCTGG GATCTTCTAGAGATTACTTGGAAACGTCTTGGGAGGGCAGTACTGAGACATCTGGTGTTAACGTTCAAAATCTCAGTTCTTCAGAGATTGAAGATATCAGGGATAACACGGAGGAACCAATATCTTCCATCAAACAGGAGCAGGTTTCTCCAGTTGAATTGGAGCCAGTACTTCCCATCAATCAGGAGCTGGTAGATTCCATTAAGCAGTGGTGTCCTGATGAAGATCCTAATGTAAGTATAAAGGATCTAGGCTTATGTAAGGATATTCAAAGCCCTTTGGCTGGCAGTTGTGCTTCAAAAAAGGAGTCCAGCTATGGAGATAACTTGTTACACCAAGATGGTGTAGACTTTCAGATCCAGCCCAAATTGGGAGACCATCAGACCTCTTCCACAGAAGGAGAAGGAGGCTTTCCAGAGCAAAGTGGGCAGGAAAGTCGGCCATACAAATGCAATCTGTGTGGGAGAACCTACAGGCATAGAGGGAGCTTAGTCAACCATAAGCACACACATCAGACTGGTATTTATCAGTGTTCCATCTGCCCCAAACAGTACTCCAATGTGATGGCACTGAGAAACCATGTACGCTTTCATCTGAGGTCCTCTGTGGGTAGGAGCAAGCCTGGTGATGGCAGTTCATCTTTTCAAGAGGTGGAAAAGTTGTATGGCTGTGTGTTTTGTAGTGATACTTTTGAAGACCCAGTAGATTGGCATGCGCACCAGATGGTGCATAATAGTGAAAAACAGCTGCTTGAATACCAAAATGACTCTGAGCTCCAGGAAAGCCCTGAAAGTGGTCCACTCAGGAAGCCCCAAGGATATCAGGCAAATGAAAATAACACAGCAAGGAACTTGGAGGTTTATCCAGAGACAACTGAGAATAACATCAAGGGAGAAGCCGAGTGCATCGATGACATGGACACCAATGAGAATAGCTGTAGGGACATAGCTGAAATGCCCTATATGTGTAGATGCTGTGAACAGAGTTTTCCTGATATTAGTAGCCTTCAGAATCATAGCCTCCTCCACAGCAGTGAGGTTTCTTCTCTACCTAATCAGAGTCCTGGAAATGAAAACATTGTTGGAAGTGTTGGAAATCCAAAACCTGAAAAAGATCAGATCCCAGAGAAAGATAAGGTTGCTGAAACCTTAGTACAGGCAAGAATTTCAGAACATCCAGAACATTTTGCGAAGAGAATGTATGAGTGTAGCACTTGTGGGAAATCATACAGGCATTCAGGAAGTTTGATTAACCATAAGCGGACTCACCAGACTGGGGATTACTGTTGTGGCATCTGTGCTAAGCAGTTCAACAATCTGGCTGCATTGAAAAATCACCTTCGAATTCATTTGAAGGCTAAGAGGAACGGTAGACTGGAAGACTGTGATAGCTCTTTACTGTCAATACCTGAATCAAGTCCTGGCCTGCACAGTGACCTAGTCTTCAGTTGTTCTAGTTGCAGTGACAGTTTTCTAGTGAAGTGGCATTCCAAAAT TCAGTCAGTACATATTGTCAAAGAATTTGTAGAGGGTGAGTGCAGTTTAATAGACCATAGCAACTCCCAGAGCAAAAATGTTAGGGATTCAGCCGAGGACTCTAATAAGCAAAATTCACAGGCCCTGTGCACTAGCAGTGCTCATCAGAGTTCAGGAAGTGAAAGCTATGACATCAATGTGCATGAATCAAGGAGTCCTAAGGGGAAGGATCAGTGCCTAACAGAGGGAGTAAGGGTTTTCAAAGGCAAAGCTGGCCCTCAGGATGACAGATACCAATTTGGAGAAAATAAGGCTTTGGAGCAAATTGAGAAGGGAGGGCATAATATTAACAGTGTGAGTGGTAGTCCTTCAGACGTAAGCAGCAATATCAACCAGACTAACTCAGAAGGCCAGGCAGAGCAGCCCCCAGATCAAGGTAGTAATGAACATCCCCTTTACAAGTGTGATCTATGTGGAAAGTCATATGGACATGCAGACAGTTTAATCAATCACAAGCATACACATCTAACTGGTATCTACCAATGTTCTTTCTGCCCAAAAGAGTTTAATAGTCTATTGGCCCTGAGAAGCCACTTTCAGACTCATAAAAGATCACAAATGGTCAGAAGTGTAGACAGTACTCAAGAAGAGATACAGCAGCTATCAAACTCTCAGTCAGAACAGCTTTATGACTGCAGCCTATGTGGCATGATATTTTATAAGAAGGTGGACTTCCAGCAGCATCAAGTGTCACATGGCATCTCCCACACATCCTGTGATTCTGAAGATGGCAAAAGACCCCAGCAAAGTctaaaagaggagaaaaatgaGGATGGTTCCACTGAAGACTTTACCTTCCACATGCATGCAGCAGAGAGGGAGCTTCTGGAGAGACTTGAGCATGAAATGGAGAGCCTCAGTCATGGTATTGACACTGATAGATCCTATAATGGTGGAACCAACATATCCCACATATGTGGCTATTGTGGAAAAACTTATGATGATCTTGAAAGTTTTAAAACCCATAATTTAACCCACAGTGATGATCATAATACTTCTGAGGTACAAAGTCCTCACCAGCCAGACACCAGCTTGGTGAATATAGATCTCCCTTCAGACTTCACTGATAGCGACACTCAGCCagagattttccccaaatccagcttACTTACGGAAGAACCCAAAAATGATGAAACACCTGACAGTCGACCGTATGCTTGTAGCCAGTGTGGAAAAACATACAGGCATGGAGGAAGTCTAGTAAATCACAAGAAAACGCACCAGGTAGGTGATTACCAATGTGGGGGTTGTTCTAGGCAATACCCCAACCTTGCTGCCTACCGCAACCATTTGCGCCATCACCCCAAATGTAAGCAACAGGTGAGCCTACATGATGAAAGCAGAGTGTCACAGCACATTTCTGCTGAGAGTGCACAATCAGAAGGAAATGGTGATATACCTCAGTGCTCTACTGAAAAAGAAGGAACTCAGATGCACATTTCATGTAGTAATGTGGAAGACTTTAATTCTGGAGAGAGTGTAAAGGGCTGTTGCGGTACAGGTGCTTCTGTTGCAGAGACGTCCAGCAGTGTAAATCACAATGTTGAAAGAAGTTCAGTAGATATGAAAAGACAATTACCATTGCCAAGGCAGCCCTATAAAGATACCAATGTAAATATGGATTATTCAAGTGAGTTAGATAATTCAGAAGACCTACAGGACACCTCAAAACAAAAGCCTCTTATATGTGACTCTTGTGGAGAACTCTGTGATAATGCTACTCGGCTTGAAGACCACAAGTCTCTCCATTGTGCTGGAAGATCTAGAGATGGCAAGGACGGCTCAGACTCTGCAGTAAACCTTGGTCCTGAAATCAGTGAGCATGGGCTTCCAACCTGTATTGAATTCAGCCAACCCAATTACTTGAAAAATGGCACACAAGAAACAGAGGAGGATGACCTCCAACATCGGCCTTTCAAATGTGAGCTGTGTGATCGAACCTATAGGCATGCAGGGAGCCTTATCAAccataaacaaacacacaaaacagGACTGTTCCGCTGTTCAGTGTGTCAGAAATGGTTTTACAATCTAATGGCATTAAAGAACCACAACAGAATCCACTTTGAGACTAAACGATATAAATGTGCAGACTGTGGCAAGGCTTTCCGGTTGCAGAAGCAGCTGAGCACTCACCAGAAGATGCACAATGAAAGAGCCACTCTCTCCAGAAAATCACTTCGCCAGAGCAAGCAGCCAGTCAGAAAAACAAGATGTACTCCTGACCAAGAAATGCAAGTCCTCAATGGCGATGAACGTGCTCTTCCTTCTGAACGCAGAGGCCATGGTGTTGTAGGAAAGGTGGATAGCTCCTTCAGCAATAATAGACATATCAGTCACCCAAAGAAGCAACGTAATCCTGATGACCGGCCATACCAGTGTGAGCAATGTGGGCGCTCCTACCGGCATGCCAGCAGCCTTCAGAACCACAAAAAGAGCCACAAAACCGGCCACTATTGTTGTTCCATTTGTGATAAGACCTACTCCAACCTCATGGCTTTGAAGAACCACCAGCGCACCCACTTCGAGATCAAACGTTACCACTGTTCGGAGTGTGGCAAGGGTTTCAAATGGCAAAGGCAGTTGACCAAGCATCAGCTTTTCCATGCTGAGAAGAAATCTCATTTCTGTGGATTCTGTGGCAAGACACTTCATGGGAGGCTACTTTTTGAAAAGCACCAGCTAGAACATGAGGAAAACAAAGGTGCCAGTGTGCAAGGCTACATAGGCGACTTGACTGAGGGAACCACTGACAAAGTGGGTATTGGTAGTGAAAGGGCAAGAGTTGTTAAACGTCACTTCTCATCTTCCAGGAATGGCAACACTGCTAAAAATAACCACATCATCCACTCAGTGAAAACAGGTGATTCTAAACATAGCTGCCAGGATTGTAGACAAATGTTTAACAGTTATGAGGAACTGGACAGCCCTCCATGTTCATGTCATACCAATGAAGAATTCAATACAGATGTTCATCTAACCCACACATCAGCATGGTCCAACCAAAACAGTACCAATGACAGTTTCAACCAAAGGTGTGAAGAAGGACATAACAGCAACTCAGTTCATCAGGGAGTAGAGATTCGACCTTATCAATGCAACATCTGTGGGCGCACATACCGACATGCAGGCAGCCTGTTGAACCATAAGAACACACATAAGACAGGGATTTATAAATGCTCCATATGCTTGAAGCAGTTTTACAACCCTATGGCTATGAAGAATCATCTTCGCATTCATAATGCCATGAAAAGATTCTGGTGCCAAGACTGTGGCAAGGCTTTCCGGGCATCCAGGGAGCTTATTAGCCACCAGCGAGTTCATACTGGGGAGAGGCCCTTTTGTTGTCCAGTGTGCAACCGAGGCTTCAGCAGTAAGTTAAGTCTGAAGCAGCACCAGAAAACTCATAGCAATATCAAGAACAGTGACCAGCTTGGCAAGGTTGTAGAGAACAAGAAAAAAGATCCTCCAGGCAGGAACTCTTCCCTCAATGACTCAGTTGATGAAAAGATTGGTCAGGCTACTTATTCTGCTGATGACCCATTGAGTGATGACATTGCCACCCCTGAAGATGAGCGCCCTTACAAATGTAACCAGTGTGAAAGGACTTACCGCCATGCAGGAAGCCTATTGAACCACAAAAAGACACATAAGACTGGTGTGTACCAGTGCCCAACCTGCCACAAGGAGTTCTTCAACTTACTGGCACTGAAAAACCACCTACGTATTCACCTGGATCAGAACCGGTACAAATGCCCAGATTGTGGCAAAGCTTTCCGGGTCTCCAGTCGACTGGTCAGTCATAGGCGGATCCACACACAGGGTGGAccattcccctgccccctctgcagcAAGAAATTTCTGAGGAAGTCCAGCTTCCAACGTCACCAGCTACTTCATAATAACCAGGAGGTGAAGGGTTCATTGGATACTGTAGAGTCCTCAGACCTTGCAAATATTCAGGTTGAGGTCACCTGA